Genomic DNA from Ilyobacter polytropus DSM 2926:
TGGTTCCAAAAGGTCTAAACTCTGTTTTTACAGTCTTGATGAGATTTTCATCAGCCATTATTTTTTTTATCTCCTCTTCGCCAAACCTTCTCTGAGGTGGATATGCTGCTATGAAAAGATCGCAAGATTGCACAAATTTTAGTCCTTCAGGCTTTTTTTCCAAAAGGTCTAAGGTATACTTTCCTCTTTCTGTAATTAGAAAGTTTTCAATGTCTATGACTTTTTTACCTGTACCAAAAGGGGAAGCCGCTATACCAAATTCACCCTTTGAGATAAGCTCGTCCTCTGGCCCGTTAAGTCTCATTTCAAACATTGTATTTCTCTCAAGTCCGTCTAACTCCAAAACCATAGAAAGGTTCTTCATAGGAAATGGGAAAACCGGCTGAATCATCTCAGAAAATGCCCCTAAAATGTCTATAGCTCCCCCTAGTTGCTTGTTTATATTGGCTTTATGTGCCACTATTAAATTTCTAACCTTTAATGCCATTTATTTCTCCCCTCTTTCTCTTTTTATTTTATCCTTGGAAATTTCTTAATTATTCTATGTATAGATTTATCCTGTTTTTTTAGAATATAGTTATGGACTGCCCCTCTATTCTCCTATAAATATAACATATTTAAATTCCTTTGTAAACAAGCCCTCCAGCCAGCCTAGTGAAGTAAAATTCCTCAGCCTCTTTAAGGTTATTAAATTCTTCCTCTAGCTGTGCCTCATAAAGTTCTTTTAGTATCTCACCAAAGTTTTCACCAGGTTCTAATCCCCATTTTATAAGGTCTTTACCTTTGACTATTGGTTTAAGTTCATCTTTAACTCTGTGATAAACAGCCCCTATACTCTCTATTATCTCTAATTCTTTTTTGTTGTCACTTCGTCCTCTTCCTAGTACATCACATCTGTAGAGTTTTAATAACTTATCTATATCCACCTTTGCAGCCAGCTTCTTTACTGAGATCTTGTCAGCTCCTCCTTTTAATAGGATTTTCAGAGGTTCCTCATGATATCTCACTAATTTTCTGGCATTGTTTATAAGGTCTCTGTTATCTGTAAATTTTATTATCTCCCTGTCAAATATCTCATGAGATTTTTCACAGTGTCCCTCAAATCCCGGAAAGGTCTCTTTTTTACCTGCATCATGATAAAGTATGCTCCAGAATAATTCCCTAGTTCTTTCTTCTTTTGAAAGTACATCTAACATCATCATGGTATGTGTAAATACATCTCCCTCAGGGTGATAAATCTCATCCTGCATTACCTCTTTTAAGGAGCTTATCTCAGGCATTATCCTTTGTAAAATACCTGTTTTTTCCAGGAACAGAAATCCCTCAGAGGGTTTTATTCCCAACATATATATTTTCTCAAGCTCCCGACATATTCTCTCTTTGGGAACCTTTGAAATCTCTTCTTTCTCTGTCTTTATAATAACTTCCAATAAATGGTCAGCAGAAAATCCAAACCTGCTTATAAACTGTGCTGTTCTAAGGATTCTAAGGGGATCCTGTAAAAAACTATTTTTATCCACATAGCTCAGAAGTTTATTTTTTATATCTTCCATTCCACCAAAAAAATCCAGATACTTGTCTTCTATAAGATTATAGTAAATGGAATTTACTGTAAAATCTCGCCTTCTTGCACATTCTTTTATTGGGATTTTCACCTCTATAAAGGAGATCTCTATGCTGTTATTCAGTATGTATATCTCGTAGCTTTTTCCCACCTTTTTAAATTTTCCGTACTTTTGAAGGATTTTTTCAAACTTATCCCTTTTTATCCCCATCACTTCAAGGTCTATATCCTTTATCTCATCCTCTGTTGCTCCCATTAGCCGGTCTCTTACCCAGCCTCCCACAAGATAAGCTTCCCCGTTGTTTTCCCATATCTCCTTTATCAGCTTTCTGTACATTCTGCCTCCTAAAAAAGGGACCCTTAGGTCCCTACTTTTCTCTTTCCTGTATATAATCTGCTAGTTCTATAAAGAGCCTTCCCTTATCCGACTCAAATTCACTGCGTATTATATTTTTGGCCGCTTCTATTTTTTCAGCTAGCATCTCTTTTGTTTTTTCCATTCCAAAAATAGAAGGATAAGTGGATTTTTCAAGTTCTGTATCACTTCCCACAGGTTTTCCTATTTTCTCAAAATCACCCTCTATATCTAATATATCGTCCTTTATCTGAAAGGCCAGCCCTATAAGCTCAGAATATTCAATAAGTTTTTCTTTTTTTTCACCCTCTATTCCGGCTATTATACAGGCCACTTCCACAGGAAGACTTATCATCTTGCCTGTTTTATGAGTGTGGATATACTGCAAAACAGGAAGGTCTATACTTTTTCCTTCGCTTTCTATATCTACCATCTGTCCGCCTATCATACCATTTACACCTGCATACTGAGATGTAAGCCTTACTATATCTACGATCTTTTGAGCATCTATCTCTTGATCTTTAGATGTTAGTACATTAAAGGCATGAGTCAAAAGAGCATCACCTATAAGTATCCCCTGAGCCTCTCCATATTTTTTATGTGTAGTGAGCTTTCCTCTTCTGTAGTCGTCATCATCAAGAGCAGGCAGATCGTCATGTACAAGAGAATAAGAGTGTATCATCTCTATAGCCACTGCAGCTGGTATCCCCTTTTCTTCCCTTTCTCCCAATAGCTTCAAGGTCATCAGGAGCAGAATAGGTCTAAGCCTCTTACCGCCGTTTAACACTGCATATTTCATCCCGTCTGCTATCACCTTGGGATATTTCAGGTCATCCAGGTAATTTTTTACACTTTCATCTATGATTTCTCTTTTTTCTTTCAAATAGTTTTTAAGCATAATTATCTCCTATTAAAACTCCTCTAATTTAATTTCTCCGTTTTCCTCTATAACTTTCATTATCTTCCCCTCTGCTTTTTCAAGCATATCTGAAGATTTTTTCAAAAGTTTCATGGCTTTTTCATATTCCTTGATAGAAGCAGAAAGTTCCATGTCTCCACTTTCAAGCTTGGATATTACTTCATCTACCTCAACTAAATTTTCTTCAAAAGTTTTTACCTTTGCCATATTATCACCTCATAGAAAATTATACTATATCAAAGGGCTCTTCACAAGTTAATAAAGTACTGAATTTACAAGAATATTAGAGTCAAAAGATTTTGTCACGAATGAAAACCAATAAAAGTCAAAAAAATTAACACGAATAAATACAAAACCTTTTGCCACAGAGGACACAGAGAAAAAGAGAGAGTTTCACAGAGTTAAAACCGAAACTATAAACACTCTCTTTTGCGAAAAGGGTTTTTTTATCCTTTTTCCCTTGCCATTGACAAAATCAGCGTTAAGAATAACTGCAGTGAAATCCTTAGAAAAAATCGACTGTCTGAGCGTAGCGAGTGACCAGAAAATAACGAGTTACACGAGTATATTTTCTGGTTCTCAGAAACTCGTTTTCTGAGTTTCCTTATTGCTGTTGGATTTTCAAGGTTATTTAGCTGATTTTTCACAGGCTTGAACTTTTGGTTATGCCCTGACCGAAGGGAGGAAATGCCCTTGGGGTGCTTTTCTTTCAAGAGAAAAGTAACGAATCCCGATAAATTCAATAATTCCTCACAAAAAATTTAAAAGCCGCCTGAAATAAACAGGCGGCTGATTATTATTTTGTATAAAAAGTAAGAGTTTTCTTTCCGTAGCTTTTTTCATCTACTTTTTTATATCCCACTATCTCCTGGTCAAGTCTCTCATGAAGATGATGTTCACATATAATAAGACCACCATCAGATAGGATACCGTTTTTTTCTATCTTTTTAATAACCTCTGTACATACATTTTCTCTGTAAGGAGGATCCATAAATATTATGTCGAATTTTTCTCCTTTTCTACCCAAGATTTCTATTGCTCTAGAAACCTCATTTTTATAAGCTCTGCATTTATTCTCAAAGCCAAGACTGTTTACATTTTCAATTATTACTTTGAGGGCTTCCTGATCTTTTTCTATCATTATAGCTCTCTTTGCACCTCTGCTTATAGCTTCTAGGGCTATATTCCCAGTTCCGCTAAAAAGATCTAAGATACTGCAATCTTCTACATAGGGCTGTATTTTTGAAAACAATGCCTCCTTTACTCTGTCTAAAGTAGGTCTTGTTTCTGTCCCTTTTCTGCATTTTATACTTTTGTTTTTAGCTGTTCCGGCTATTATTCTCATATCTCACCTCCTAATAAATGAACATCGCATCTCCAAAACTGAAAAATTGATATTTCTTTATAACCGCTTTTTCGTAAACATCCATAATCAATTCCCTGCTAGAAAATGCAGACACGAGCATTAAAAGGGTAGATTTCGGAAGGTGGAAATTTGTTATCAAGGCATCTACAATCTTAAATTTATATCCAGGATAAATAAATATATCTGTCGTTCCTTTTCCTGCTACAAGTTTCCCATTTTCATCTACCGAGGACTCTAAGGTACGTATAGAGGTTGTCCCAACCGCTATGATCCTTCTTCCTTCCTCTTTGGCTCTGTTTATTATCTCAACTGATTTTTCTGGAACCTCATAAGTTTCCTCATGCATCTTATGATCTAGCACATCTTCTGTCTGGACAGGTCTAAAAGTTCCTAGTCCCACCTCTAAAAAAAGATCAGCTATCTCCACACCTTTTTCTCTAATTTTTTCTAAAAGATCTTCTGTAAAATGAAGTCCAGCTGTTGGAGCAGCTACAGACTCACCTTTTATAGCATATACTGTCTGATACCTTTCTTTTTCTGAAAGTTTTTCACTTATATATGGAGGAAGAGGCATCTGTCCCAGCTTGTCTAATATCTCTTCGAAAACTCCCTCATAATCGAAAGTAAGTATTCTATTACCGTCTTCTTTTATCTCTTTAAGTTCAGCTACCAGCTCATTATTTTCACCGATAAATACCTTTTGACCTATTTTAAGTCTCTTAGCATTTCCAATAAGACACTCCCAGGTATTTATATCTTTTCTTTTCAGAAGAAATACCTCGAGAATAGCCCCTGTATCTTTTCTCCCCATAAGTCTTGCAGGTATTACCCTAGTAGAATTCCTTACGAGGACATCTCCCTCTTTAAGAGAATCTATTATATTATAAAATCTTTTATGCTCTATATCCCCAGTTTTCTTATTTACCAGCATTAACCTAGAGTGGTCTCTTGGTTCTGCAGGAGTTTGTCCGATCAGTTCTTCTGGAAGATTATAGTCATAGTCAGACAATCTTGTTGACATAATTTTCTCCTTACTTCTTTTTTCCTATTACTATTCTTTCTATCTGATGGTAATCTTTGACAATTACTATATTTTCAAATTCATTGTCTTCCATCATATTTTTTACTTTTTGAGCCTGATTATACCCAACTTCAAAGGCCAAAACTCCACCGTTTTTGAGATAATCCGAAGCTTTTTTCGTTATAAGTTTATAAAAATACAGCCCCTCATCCTCTGCTGTAAGTGCTAATTTAGGTTCATATTTTTTTACCTCGTGCATGAGAATCTTGTACTCTTTTTCTGGAATATAAGGAGGATTAGATACTATCATATCAAATTCCTTATAGCTTACATTCTCAAAAACATCAGATTTTATGAATTTTACATTTTTTACATTATTTAGTTCTTTATTCTGATTGGCTACTTCTAAGGCACCATCACTTATATCCACTCCAAGAACTTTTGATGTTGGGATCTTTTTTCCAAGAGTTACGGATATTGCTCCGCTTCCAACACCTATATCTAAAATAAATGGTGTTTTTACATCTGACATCAAAACAATGCACTGCTCTACAAGAAGTTCTGTTTCAGGTCTAGGTATAAGAACTCGCTCATCCACCTTAAATTTATAACCAAAAAATTCTTCTTCACCCAAAATATACTGAAGAGGTTTTTTGTCTCTTGCTCTTTTTATTATCATCTCTTTTATTAGCTTTTTTTCTTCTTCACTTATCTTTCTTGTAAAATCAAGAGTCAGAGTCAGTCTATTGGTTTTCAAAACGTGAGAAAATATATATTCTGCCTCAAGTTTGGGATTTTCTATGCCATTTTTCTCTATATACTCTACAGAGTGTTTGAGAAGTTGAAGGTTTTCTTTTTTATGATTTTCTTTCTCAACTGTTATCTCATCTACGTTTTTGTTTTCCAATTTTTCAAGGACTTTTCCAAAATCCATCCTGTTCCTTGCCATCTCTTTTAAAAAATTTTTAATCTGTACTTTTTCATCTTCGCTGAGATCCCTGTCAAAATATGCATAAAGGCTTATTCTGTCAAGCTTTAACACATAGGCAACCACTTTTTCTGCCTGAAGCCGGGGTTTGGAAAAGGAGTATTTTTTCAAATACTCCTCACTAAATTTAAGTATATTAATTAACTTTTCCATTATCCTGCTAAATTCGTAAGCATATCAGCTTGGTCAAATGTGATAAGGGCATCTATCATCTCAGTCAAATCGCCATCTAAAAAAGCATCTAGCTTATGAAGCGTCAATTTTATTCTGTGGTCTGTGATTCTTCCCTGAGGATAGTTGTAAGTCCTTATTTTTTCAGATCTAGAACCTGTTCCTACCTGAAGTTTTCTAGTACTCTCTACTTCTGATCTTTGCTTTTCAATTTCCATTTCAAAGAGCTTCGTTGCAAGTACTTTCATGGCCTTTTCTCTGTTTTTCAACTGAGATCTTTCATCTTGACACTCTACTATAACCCCACTAGGAAGGTGAGTTATTCTAACTGCAGAATCAGTGGTATTTACATGCTGACCCCCTGCTCCTGATGATCTAAAAGTATCTATTTTCAATTCTGATGGCTTTATTTCTACCTGTTCTACATCATCTACTTCAGGTAAAACAGCTACAGTTGCTGTAGATGTATGTATTCTTCCAGAAGACTCAGTCTCAGGAACTCTCTGTACTCTATGTACTCCAGACTCAAATTTAAGCTTAGAATATGCTCCCTGACCTTGAATAGAAAAAACTATCTCTTTTAGTCCACCAACTCCTACTTCACTCTTACTCATTACCTCTGTCTTCCATTTGTTTCTCTCTGCATATCTGCAGTACATTCTATAAAGATTGGCTGCAAATAAAGCTGCCTCATCTCCACCTGTTCCACCTCTGATCTCTATAATAACATTTTTATCATCATTGGGATCTTTAGGAAGAAGAAGTATCCTGAGCTCTTGCTCTAACCCTGGCAAAACCTCTTCTATATCTCTCATCTCTTCAAGAAGCATCTCTTTCATCTCGTGGTCTTTTTCAACTTTGAGACTCTCTTTGGTAAATTCCAAATCATCTGAGTATCTTTTATACTCTTTGTATTTTTCCACAACTGGAGTAATTTCATTAAGTGCTTTGTTGTATTCTATAAGTTTTTTGGGATCTTTTATAACCTCACTGCTACCTAGCAGTCCTGTAAGTTCCTCATGTTTTTTTACTACTTCCTCAAGCTTTCCAAACATGCTTTCTCATTCCTTTCGTCTCTTTTACTCTAACTTAGAAAGTATATCACACTATGAAATAAAAATCAATTTCACACTTTTAGGTTGATTTTTAATCTGAAAAATAAAAAATAGGGTAATTAATCCCCTATTTTTTATTGGTTCTCGTTCTTTTTTTTCTTATTTTCTTCAATTCTTTTTACTGCAATAGCTCTGGCATTATTGTATTCCTCTGGGTTTATATATTTTCTTACCTCTATCTGACTTTTAAGTTTATTCTTTAATATCTCAGCTTCTATTTTACCTACCTCATCAAAAACAAGGCTTATTTTGTTCCAGTTTTTCTCTGGGCTCTCCAAAAGATATTTATTTATTTCTAGCTCACGCTGCCTTCTGTCCAACAAAAGAAGTTTATGCTTCGTACTGGCATTTGATATTATTTCCTTAGCTTTAATTATATCCTTTTCAGGTACTCCGACACTTCGAAAATCTTCTTCATAAATTATTCCTATATTATCCACATTAGAAGCTCCAAAAGATATTACACATACAAGTAAACCAAGTAGTAATATTATTTTCTTTCTCATCTATTCCCTCCGTTAGATACCAAGGTCACTTACAAAAAGTTCCTCTGGATTCATTTCTATATCTCTTTCTTTAAATATATTATTTTCATAAAAGTTTTCCCATACAAGACCTTCTTTTTCATTTGATTTATTAAAATCAAAATGTTGCTCTAAAGCTACACTGTTTTTTAAAATATCATTTCCATTTACCTTATTAACCGCACTTTGGTATACAGTATCAGTAAAAATACCCATCACAAAAAGCGAAGCTCCCATTACAACTAGTTTCCTGTTTTTTTTCTTCTCCTCCTCGAGCAGAGATTTATAAACATTGAGCTTAACCCGGTCCTTTGGTGTCATTATCCTGTACCTCCCATATCTTTAATACCCTTGTAATAGATTGATTTAACTGTAGAAAGATTCATATTTTTTAACTTAGATATTTCACGAAACTTGTATCCATATATATCCTTTAATAAAACTATTTCACGTTCTCTGGAATTTATTTTTTTTAGTCTCTCTTCCAGTATCATAGTTGTGTGAGCATTGGTGTCGTCTTCTATTTCAAGGATTTCCTCATTTAGTTCAAAGGTAGTTTTGTTTTTTCTAAAAAAATCATAGGTCTTATTTATCGCTATCCTATATATCCAAGTATAAATATTACTCTCGTTTCTAAATTTTTTAAGGTTCTTATATACACTTACAAAAACTTCTTGAGCTATATCTTCAGCATCTTCCGGATTTTTAACCATCCCTAGGATTTTGTTGTAAACTCGTTCAAAGTATGTATCAAAAATTTTGTCAAAATCCATCTTACTCCCTTTCTTGTTTTCCTTGCCAATTTTGACGATAAAATAAGAAAAAAAGTCTAGTTTTTTTCTTCAATAAAAGAAAACTTTATATTTTTCCTAGAATTCCCAGGGATTTTTAGAGTGAA
This window encodes:
- a CDS encoding CCA tRNA nucleotidyltransferase, which gives rise to MYRKLIKEIWENNGEAYLVGGWVRDRLMGATEDEIKDIDLEVMGIKRDKFEKILQKYGKFKKVGKSYEIYILNNSIEISFIEVKIPIKECARRRDFTVNSIYYNLIEDKYLDFFGGMEDIKNKLLSYVDKNSFLQDPLRILRTAQFISRFGFSADHLLEVIIKTEKEEISKVPKERICRELEKIYMLGIKPSEGFLFLEKTGILQRIMPEISSLKEVMQDEIYHPEGDVFTHTMMMLDVLSKEERTRELFWSILYHDAGKKETFPGFEGHCEKSHEIFDREIIKFTDNRDLINNARKLVRYHEEPLKILLKGGADKISVKKLAAKVDIDKLLKLYRCDVLGRGRSDNKKELEIIESIGAVYHRVKDELKPIVKGKDLIKWGLEPGENFGEILKELYEAQLEEEFNNLKEAEEFYFTRLAGGLVYKGI
- the prmC gene encoding peptide chain release factor N(5)-glutamine methyltransferase produces the protein MEKLINILKFSEEYLKKYSFSKPRLQAEKVVAYVLKLDRISLYAYFDRDLSEDEKVQIKNFLKEMARNRMDFGKVLEKLENKNVDEITVEKENHKKENLQLLKHSVEYIEKNGIENPKLEAEYIFSHVLKTNRLTLTLDFTRKISEEEKKLIKEMIIKRARDKKPLQYILGEEEFFGYKFKVDERVLIPRPETELLVEQCIVLMSDVKTPFILDIGVGSGAISVTLGKKIPTSKVLGVDISDGALEVANQNKELNNVKNVKFIKSDVFENVSYKEFDMIVSNPPYIPEKEYKILMHEVKKYEPKLALTAEDEGLYFYKLITKKASDYLKNGGVLAFEVGYNQAQKVKNMMEDNEFENIVIVKDYHQIERIVIGKKK
- a CDS encoding polyprenyl synthetase family protein; translated protein: MLKNYLKEKREIIDESVKNYLDDLKYPKVIADGMKYAVLNGGKRLRPILLLMTLKLLGEREEKGIPAAVAIEMIHSYSLVHDDLPALDDDDYRRGKLTTHKKYGEAQGILIGDALLTHAFNVLTSKDQEIDAQKIVDIVRLTSQYAGVNGMIGGQMVDIESEGKSIDLPVLQYIHTHKTGKMISLPVEVACIIAGIEGEKKEKLIEYSELIGLAFQIKDDILDIEGDFEKIGKPVGSDTELEKSTYPSIFGMEKTKEMLAEKIEAAKNIIRSEFESDKGRLFIELADYIQEREK
- the queA gene encoding tRNA preQ1(34) S-adenosylmethionine ribosyltransferase-isomerase QueA — protein: MSTRLSDYDYNLPEELIGQTPAEPRDHSRLMLVNKKTGDIEHKRFYNIIDSLKEGDVLVRNSTRVIPARLMGRKDTGAILEVFLLKRKDINTWECLIGNAKRLKIGQKVFIGENNELVAELKEIKEDGNRILTFDYEGVFEEILDKLGQMPLPPYISEKLSEKERYQTVYAIKGESVAAPTAGLHFTEDLLEKIREKGVEIADLFLEVGLGTFRPVQTEDVLDHKMHEETYEVPEKSVEIINRAKEEGRRIIAVGTTSIRTLESSVDENGKLVAGKGTTDIFIYPGYKFKIVDALITNFHLPKSTLLMLVSAFSSRELIMDVYEKAVIKKYQFFSFGDAMFIY
- the rsmD gene encoding 16S rRNA (guanine(966)-N(2))-methyltransferase RsmD; the protein is MRIIAGTAKNKSIKCRKGTETRPTLDRVKEALFSKIQPYVEDCSILDLFSGTGNIALEAISRGAKRAIMIEKDQEALKVIIENVNSLGFENKCRAYKNEVSRAIEILGRKGEKFDIIFMDPPYRENVCTEVIKKIEKNGILSDGGLIICEHHLHERLDQEIVGYKKVDEKSYGKKTLTFYTK
- a CDS encoding RNA polymerase sigma factor, whose product is MDFDKIFDTYFERVYNKILGMVKNPEDAEDIAQEVFVSVYKNLKKFRNESNIYTWIYRIAINKTYDFFRKNKTTFELNEEILEIEDDTNAHTTMILEERLKKINSREREIVLLKDIYGYKFREISKLKNMNLSTVKSIYYKGIKDMGGTG
- the prfA gene encoding peptide chain release factor 1, which encodes MFGKLEEVVKKHEELTGLLGSSEVIKDPKKLIEYNKALNEITPVVEKYKEYKRYSDDLEFTKESLKVEKDHEMKEMLLEEMRDIEEVLPGLEQELRILLLPKDPNDDKNVIIEIRGGTGGDEAALFAANLYRMYCRYAERNKWKTEVMSKSEVGVGGLKEIVFSIQGQGAYSKLKFESGVHRVQRVPETESSGRIHTSTATVAVLPEVDDVEQVEIKPSELKIDTFRSSGAGGQHVNTTDSAVRITHLPSGVIVECQDERSQLKNREKAMKVLATKLFEMEIEKQRSEVESTRKLQVGTGSRSEKIRTYNYPQGRITDHRIKLTLHKLDAFLDGDLTEMIDALITFDQADMLTNLAG
- the xseB gene encoding exodeoxyribonuclease VII small subunit encodes the protein MAKVKTFEENLVEVDEVISKLESGDMELSASIKEYEKAMKLLKKSSDMLEKAEGKIMKVIEENGEIKLEEF